CCCGGCGCCCGTATACCCGACCTCGTCAAAGACGTCGACCGCGGCATCGATAATCTTCCGCCGGGTTACCTCGGATCGAACCTGGCGAGCCATCGCTCCTGCACCTCCGGAGTTCGGTCGATCGGATTAGATTCCGCGCCTCGGCTTCTCATACTTCCTGGGCAGGGGCGTCAAGCCTAACAACTGCCGCTACCGAGGTCCCGATTGTTCGCCTCCATTTTTCCAGGTCGGCGTCAATCGGAAGTCACGTGGGTGGACGTGGCGCTGATCGCAAGTGCTGTGCGCCGACTGATGAATTGCGTGAAGTAATCGGTTCGGTCCGGTTGCAGGATTCCAGCCAGCAGCAGGCTCCAGCTCTTCTCCAGATCGTGAAGAAAGCGCTCCGGATCGCCCAGATCGCTGGTTTGCCGCAGACCCATATAGACGGACACGACGAGGCGTGCGACGTCCTGCGGATCGCACCGTTCGGCGAGATCACCCTCGGCGATCGCATCCCGGACAGCGCTGGCGAGGGCTTCGATCCAGCCGCCCAACAGCTTCGCGTGTAACTCTTCCACCCGCCCGACCGCCTCGACCAGGTGCATGGCCGCCCTCGTCAGATCCTGGTTGATGTCCAGAACGGCTACCAAGAAGGAGGAGTCGACGAGGGTTTCCAGGCCCGAAAGCTCTCGCGCCAGCAGGTCTTGGAACGCGGCGTTACTGGTGACGATATGTTCGTCGATGATCGCCATCGCCAGCGCATGCTTCGAACGGAAGTGGAAATACATTGCGCCCTTGGTGAGTTCGGCCTCGGTGAGGATGTCGTCAAGGCCGACGTCGTGGTAGGCGCGTTGAGCAAACTGATGGGCCGCGGCACGCAGAATCTGTCTCCGAGTGGTATCCGCTCGTCCGCCGGTCGGAGGGTTCTTCATCGGACCTGGAGGGCCCTTTTGCCTCGCATTGAGTAATCGCGATCGCGGCGCGGCATCGCTACATCTGATTTCACCCTGCTCACAACTGGCAGCAGGAGCCCAGGGGCGCAAGGCACGGGCAGCCTAGCGCGATAGTGCATTCACGGAGACTACTGCGTGGACGCGGGCATGCCCTGTGCGGGTGGTCGTGTCGAGGTCGACACTTGTACATCGGGGGATCGCTTTACGTTCGCTATGCCTTCCCCGAGCCGATCGCGCGACGTCGGCGCGTGGGTGCGGTTAACAATCTTCGACCACCCAGCGGAGTTGGCGAGCTCCGAAATGTGAAATACCTGACATCACCAAGATATCGGATTTTCCGTATTAAAAGTATGTAGAATACCGCCCATGCTCATACTGGAGTATCGTACGGCGCCGGTTGGAACACCACAGGCCACCGGCTGTGCGATCACCATTGGGAGGGCGACCGGGGTCGCCTCCCCAACCAGACTGGTCATGCCTGCGCCCGACGCCGCACCGACGCTGACGGTGGGTGCTGCGACCGGCGCAGGTTCGGGCGCCGCCGCCGCGGCCAGCTGACGCGCAGGGGTTCCCAGCGATGGATTTTGGCGCCTTCCCCCCGGAGATCAACTCCGCGAGGATGTATGCCGGTCCCGGCCCCGGCTCGATGT
The nucleotide sequence above comes from Mycobacterium malmoense. Encoded proteins:
- a CDS encoding TetR/AcrR family transcriptional regulator, with the protein product MKNPPTGGRADTTRRQILRAAAHQFAQRAYHDVGLDDILTEAELTKGAMYFHFRSKHALAMAIIDEHIVTSNAAFQDLLARELSGLETLVDSSFLVAVLDINQDLTRAAMHLVEAVGRVEELHAKLLGGWIEALASAVRDAIAEGDLAERCDPQDVARLVVSVYMGLRQTSDLGDPERFLHDLEKSWSLLLAGILQPDRTDYFTQFISRRTALAISATSTHVTSD